The following nucleotide sequence is from Pandoraea thiooxydans.
ATTGGCGTCCTGAGCGCTCAGTTGCAGTAAGGCGAACCGTGCGGTTCGCCAGTCTGGGGAGCGGTAGCGAAGGCAACGCCCTGGTGGTCGAGGCGCACGACGGCGTCTCGACCACGCGTGTTTTGCTCGATTGTGGTTTTTCCGTGCGCGAAGCCGAGCGTCGTCTGGCAAGGTTGGCGTTGAGCGCCGATTCGCTCGACGCCATTTTCGTGACTCACGAGCATGCCGATCATATCGGCGGCGCAGCAGCATTGGCGCGCAAATACCGTATCCCGATTTACATGAGCTGGGGCACAGGGCAAGCCTGCTCGCTTGCTTCGGACCTGGAAGTCGGTTGGTGCCGTTCGGAGCAGCCAGTGGTCGTTGGCGCTCTTCAAGCGCTGCCCTACACCGTCCCTCACGATGCCCGCGAGCCGCTCCAGTTCGTTTTTTCGGATGGACGCAGCCGGCTGGGCGTATTGACCGATGCCGGCAGCGCGACGCCTCACCTGATCGAAGTGCTCGGAGGCTGTACTGCCTTGGTGCTCGAGTGTAACCATGATCGAGAGATGCTGGCTGGCAGTAAGTATCCGCCGTCGCTCAAGGCTCGCATTGGCGGCGACTATGGGCACCTGGCCAATGACAGCGCGGCGAACATATTGCGATCGGTCGAACGCGGCCGCTTGAAACGCATCGTTGCGGCTCATTTGAGCCAACAAAATAACTCGCCGATGCTCGCGCGCATGGCCCTTGCCGAGGCGATTGGTGAGGTGCCGGACGAAATCCTCGTCGCTACGCAGGAGGAGGGGTTCACATGGCAGGACGCGTGAAAATCATCGCCACCCGCGTCGCCAGCGAAATGGCGCATCGATAGAAATAAAAAAAGCCGGCCTAAGCCGTAATGCCGTTCAGTTAAGGTCTTTTTGTAGGTACCGAACGGTGTAGCGGAGGGGTCGCGATTTGACGACCCGATCGCATTTGCGGTCGGGTCGTTTTTCGTTGATGAGCCGCTTGAGGTGCTCACGCAGACGTTTAAGAACTGCGGGAAGCTTGGCAAGCGCCGGCGTGCGAGCGGCCCACATCATCTCGTGCTGGATAAGGTGGAAGGAGCGCACGAAGCTGAGTTCGGTTGGTTCGCACCTGGCCTCGAAGGCCGCGCTGGCCATTTCGCGGCGAATCAGGTTGTAGGCGATCAAAGCGCCCCAGATTTCCTGGTAGACACCTTCGACGGTTCGGCTACGTAGCGTCAGCTCGCTACCGAGCATAGATTGTTTGAGTTCGCGGTAGCTGGTTTCGACCTGCCAGCGGCGCTCGTAGCAAGCATCCAGGTCGGCCGCCTTGAAGCGGCGTCGGTCGGTCAACGAAGTCAGTAGCACCCGCTCGCGGCCGCCCGCATCGGCCACGCGAATCGCACGTGCCATCCACCATTCAGGTAGCTCAGGGCACTTCTGCCGCGCCTGTGGTGAGACGCGCATGCGCACCAAGGCATCTTCGGGC
It contains:
- a CDS encoding MBL fold metallo-hydrolase, with the protein product MRFASLGSGSEGNALVVEAHDGVSTTRVLLDCGFSVREAERRLARLALSADSLDAIFVTHEHADHIGGAAALARKYRIPIYMSWGTGQACSLASDLEVGWCRSEQPVVVGALQALPYTVPHDAREPLQFVFSDGRSRLGVLTDAGSATPHLIEVLGGCTALVLECNHDREMLAGSKYPPSLKARIGGDYGHLANDSAANILRSVERGRLKRIVAAHLSQQNNSPMLARMALAEAIGEVPDEILVATQEEGFTWQDA